In one window of Leptospira sp. WS92.C1 DNA:
- the pdhA gene encoding pyruvate dehydrogenase (acetyl-transferring) E1 component subunit alpha — MSQPKTKKDTQDLFELYRQMLLIRRFEEGAAKSYSTGKIGGFCHLYIGQEAVGVGSIAALKEQDYIVSTYRDHGHALARGLDPNALMAELFGKKTGISQGYGGSMHFFDKEKHFMGGHGIVGGHISLAAGIAYASKFKETDAVTICFFGEGAANIGSFHEGMNLAAIWKLPLVMICENNHYAMGTPEYRALSVKDVSVRAGAYDIARDHIEGDEVRKVRDHVNVAVERARRGEGPTLMEISTYRFRGHSMSDPAKYRTKEELDRYKQSDPLLKAKDDLLRSEWKEEELEKLDIDLQTKVEEAIQFADKSEEPPLGWLYKHVYAEDV, encoded by the coding sequence ATGAGCCAACCCAAAACCAAAAAAGACACTCAGGACTTATTTGAACTCTATCGGCAAATGCTTCTTATCCGAAGATTCGAAGAAGGCGCGGCCAAATCTTACAGCACCGGGAAGATCGGAGGATTCTGTCACCTCTACATCGGTCAAGAAGCGGTAGGAGTCGGTTCCATCGCGGCTCTCAAAGAACAAGATTACATCGTTTCCACATACCGGGATCACGGACACGCTCTGGCAAGGGGGTTGGATCCGAACGCTCTGATGGCGGAATTGTTCGGAAAAAAAACCGGAATCTCTCAAGGTTACGGAGGCTCGATGCACTTCTTTGATAAGGAAAAACATTTTATGGGCGGACATGGGATCGTTGGCGGACATATTTCTCTTGCCGCCGGAATCGCGTACGCTTCTAAATTCAAAGAAACCGATGCGGTTACGATTTGTTTTTTCGGAGAAGGCGCCGCCAACATAGGATCCTTTCACGAAGGAATGAATCTCGCCGCAATCTGGAAACTTCCTCTCGTGATGATCTGCGAAAACAATCACTACGCGATGGGAACCCCCGAATATCGAGCACTATCGGTCAAAGACGTTTCGGTGCGCGCCGGAGCCTATGATATCGCGAGAGACCATATTGAAGGGGACGAGGTCCGCAAGGTGCGGGATCACGTAAACGTTGCGGTCGAACGCGCAAGACGCGGTGAAGGTCCTACCTTGATGGAAATTTCCACGTATCGATTCCGAGGACATTCCATGTCCGATCCCGCAAAATACAGAACCAAAGAAGAATTGGATCGTTACAAACAAAGCGATCCCCTCTTAAAAGCAAAGGACGATCTTCTTCGTTCGGAATGGAAAGAAGAGGAATTAGAAAAACTAGATATAGATTTACAGACCAAAGTGGAAGAAGCGATTCAGTTCGCGGACAAAAGCGAAGAACCTCCCCTGGGTTGGTTGTATAAACACGTGTATGCGGAGGATGTCTGA